In Oenanthe melanoleuca isolate GR-GAL-2019-014 chromosome 8, OMel1.0, whole genome shotgun sequence, a single genomic region encodes these proteins:
- the LOC130256125 gene encoding beta-1,3-galactosyltransferase 2-like gives MSYCSGFFSSMECTKKSLFLVLTISFTAIYLISYFYTSPYLADLLKRDDHHMGSEKGLLKKIMTNFKQVSGKENGEQPPPKNEKSVSEATATPAESFPFLINEEEKCKDRRPFLVLLISTTAAELQHRAAIRSSWGGEAAAPGAHIVRLFMLGVSPQGASQDVLLRESEQYHDIIQQDFLDTYNNLTLKTLMGMRWVASYCSGTRFAMKTDSDVFVNTVHLVEKLLRPLPPSTQNYFTGHLMKGHSPIRNKASKWYISEEEFPGNRYHTFCSGTGYVFSGDLAAKIVNASLTIKYIHLEDVYVGFCLNAKGVEIVSVPYSLFNLHKVPFSPCTYNKIITSHHIQPHEHIQYWETLQEKKHTC, from the coding sequence ATGAGCTACTGCAGTGGATTCTTCTCTTCTATGGAATGCACCAAGAAAAGTCTTTTTCTGGTTCTTACCATCTCTTTTACAGCAATATATTTGATTTCCTATTTTTATACTTCTCCTTACCTTGCTGATCTACTTAAACGGGATGATCATCACATGGGAAGTGAAAAGGGTTTACtcaaaaaaataatgacaaattTCAAACAAGtctcagggaaagaaaatggagaacAACCACCACCCAAAAATGAGAAATCCGTGAGCGAAGCCACAGCCACTCCAGCAGAGTCATTTCCATTCCTTATTAATGAAGAAGAGAAGTGTAAGGATAGAAGACccttcctggtgctgctgatcTCGACGACAGCGGCcgagctgcagcacagagccgCCATCCGGAGCAGCTGGGGCGGCGAGGCCGCGGCGCCGGGCGCCCACATCGTGCGGCTCTTCATGCTGGGCGTCAGCCCCCAGGGGGCAAGCCAGGATGTGCTGCTGAGAGAGAGCGAGCAGTACCACGACATCATCCAGCAGGACTTCCTGGACACTTACAACAACTTAACCCTGAAAACTCTGATGGGCATGAGGTGGGTGGCCTCCTACTGCAGCGGCACGAGGTTCGCCATGAAGACGGACAGTGACGTCTTTGTCAACACCGTGCACCTGGTTGAAAAGCTCCTCAGGCCTCTCCCACCTTCCACACAGAATTATTTCACAGGCCATTTAATGAAAGGCCACAGCCCTATTCGGAATAAAGCCAGCAAATGGTACATATCAGAAGAAGAATTCCCAGGTAACAGATACCACACTTTCTGTTCAGGAACTGGCTACGTCTTTTCTGGAGACCTGGCTGCAAAAATTGTCAATGCCTCTTTAACAATTAAATACATACATTTGGAAGATGTTTATGTAGGGTTTTGTCTTAATGCAAAGGGAGTAGAAATAGTATCAGTTCCTTATTCACTGTTTAACCTACACAAGGTCCCATTTTCTCCTTGTACgtacaataaaataattacatctCATCACATTCAGCCACACGAGCACATACAGTATTGGGAAACACTGCAAGAGAAGAAACACACGTGTTAG